One segment of bacterium DNA contains the following:
- a CDS encoding SLBB domain-containing protein, with protein sequence MGKLMRLARALILLSALLLPVHGVAQDVGTSPVPDPVAESGRAAQYFLGDRNAIYITINVWGKVNKPGQYNIPSGTNLLTLLSAAGGPSSYSRLDNVRIVRLANQREEILEIDVRRYLKTGDFSLIPELKPGDTVVVSGSSYNWISNAVDVIAKVGILLNAVVLMQRLD encoded by the coding sequence TTGGGCAAGTTGATGCGGTTGGCCCGTGCTCTGATCCTGCTCAGCGCCTTGTTGCTGCCTGTCCATGGCGTCGCGCAGGACGTCGGCACCTCCCCCGTGCCGGACCCGGTGGCCGAGAGCGGCCGGGCGGCACAGTACTTTCTTGGCGACCGCAATGCCATCTACATCACAATCAATGTCTGGGGCAAGGTGAACAAGCCGGGGCAGTACAACATCCCCAGCGGCACCAATCTTCTGACCTTGTTGTCCGCCGCCGGAGGGCCTTCCTCCTACTCGCGGCTGGACAACGTGCGCATCGTGAGGCTGGCCAACCAGCGGGAGGAGATCCTGGAGATCGATGTGCGGCGCTATCTGAAGACGGGGGATTTCAGCCTGATCCCGGAACTCAAGCCGGGGGACACGGTCGTCGTCTCGGGCAGCAGCTACAACTGGATCTCGAACGCGGTGGACGTCATCGCCAAGGTGGGCATCCTGTTGAACGCCGTTGTCCTCATGCAGCGCTTGGACTGA
- a CDS encoding prolyl oligopeptidase family serine peptidase, with protein sequence MRRFIHTPTARSASLLLLVLWAGHLAAQTMSTYRQPPDPIPAILDAPPPPVLSLSGDQARAVEMTRRGLPSVAELAAPAVETAGLRINPATGARMDQVFVNRMALIELASLEWRDLELPEDLRAFGLRWSPDSRRLAWCRATDEGTELWVTDTADGRSRLLGDLRVNAAMAQPVVWRPDGAGLVCLRIPPGRGAPPAPMPPEGPEILANEGRAAPSRTFPYLIRSAHDERLFEYHAAAELVEVDLAGRVQLLMDAAIMTDFDLSPDGRFLLVERLHGPWSRSQPWWDFPQETLILDHGGHPLHVVARLPLADEVPIRFGSVRPGPRGVHWRADEPATLCWVEALDGGDARRDAAVRDALYLLEAPFEGAPRELCRLKDRFAGLAWGRADMALMWESWYQDRRERVWRLDPRSGRRTLLLERNSEDAWTEPGRPQMVRSSQGRSVLRFSPDGRHIYWSGRGVGPEGVRPYLDRMTLRDGARERIWQCRDPWYESLQAMLDDKGDRLLVSRESRDTPENTWLLERPARGAKRPRESGDYQARQLTRHEDPAPVLAGLQKEILRYQRSDGVDLSATLYLPPGYRRGVDPPLPALFWVYPREFKSREAAGRVTSSEFTFSRPAGISVLFLLTQGYAVVADPTLPILGEEGAKANDTYLEQLAAGARAAVEHVASLGVIDTSRLAIGGHSYGAFTAANLLAHTGLFRTALCRSGAYNRTLTPFGFQGEDRNLWEAPETYLAMSPFLAADRITRPILLVHGMEDPNSGTYPMQSDRFYDALKGLGATVRLVRLPAEGHDYRARETVGHVHWETIAWCDRYLKGVIDAGDGDASAARPGD encoded by the coding sequence ATGAGACGCTTCATCCATACCCCCACCGCCAGGTCCGCATCCCTGCTCTTGCTCGTCTTGTGGGCCGGCCACCTTGCGGCCCAGACCATGTCCACCTATCGCCAACCGCCCGACCCCATCCCCGCCATTCTGGACGCGCCTCCTCCTCCGGTGCTCTCGCTTTCCGGCGACCAGGCCCGGGCGGTGGAGATGACAAGGCGCGGCCTTCCTTCCGTGGCCGAGCTGGCCGCCCCGGCCGTGGAGACGGCCGGGCTGCGCATCAATCCGGCCACCGGCGCGCGCATGGACCAGGTTTTCGTGAACCGCATGGCGCTCATCGAACTGGCCAGCCTGGAATGGCGGGATCTGGAGTTGCCGGAGGATCTGCGCGCCTTCGGCTTGCGCTGGTCGCCGGACAGCCGTCGCCTGGCCTGGTGTCGAGCCACGGACGAGGGCACGGAGCTATGGGTGACGGACACGGCCGACGGCCGCAGCCGCCTCCTGGGAGACCTGCGGGTGAATGCGGCCATGGCCCAGCCCGTCGTCTGGCGGCCCGACGGGGCTGGTCTTGTCTGTCTGCGCATCCCGCCCGGACGAGGGGCGCCGCCCGCGCCGATGCCGCCCGAAGGTCCCGAGATCCTGGCGAACGAGGGTCGGGCCGCACCATCCCGCACCTTCCCCTATCTGATCCGCAGCGCCCACGACGAGCGCCTCTTCGAGTACCACGCCGCAGCCGAACTGGTGGAGGTTGATCTGGCGGGTCGCGTTCAGCTATTGATGGACGCCGCCATCATGACGGACTTCGACCTGTCGCCGGACGGCCGCTTCCTCCTGGTCGAGCGCCTGCACGGCCCCTGGTCGCGCAGCCAGCCTTGGTGGGACTTTCCCCAGGAGACGCTGATCCTGGACCACGGCGGACATCCCCTTCATGTCGTGGCGCGCCTGCCCTTGGCCGACGAGGTTCCCATCCGCTTCGGCTCCGTCCGCCCCGGACCCCGCGGCGTGCATTGGCGCGCCGACGAGCCGGCCACGCTCTGCTGGGTAGAGGCGCTGGACGGCGGCGACGCGCGGCGCGATGCCGCGGTGCGAGACGCGCTCTATCTGCTGGAGGCGCCCTTCGAGGGCGCTCCCCGGGAGCTGTGCCGCCTCAAGGACCGCTTCGCCGGCCTGGCCTGGGGGCGTGCCGACATGGCCCTGATGTGGGAATCCTGGTACCAGGACCGGCGGGAGCGGGTCTGGCGGCTGGATCCCCGTTCCGGCCGCCGCACACTTCTGCTGGAGCGCAACAGCGAGGACGCCTGGACGGAGCCGGGCCGGCCGCAAATGGTGCGCAGCAGCCAGGGGCGAAGCGTGCTGCGCTTTTCACCGGATGGTCGCCACATCTATTGGAGCGGACGGGGAGTCGGCCCCGAGGGGGTGCGACCATACCTGGATCGCATGACCTTGCGCGATGGTGCGCGGGAGCGGATCTGGCAATGCCGCGATCCATGGTACGAGTCCCTTCAAGCCATGCTCGACGACAAGGGGGACCGCCTGCTGGTCAGCCGCGAGTCGCGGGACACACCGGAAAACACCTGGCTGCTGGAGCGGCCCGCCCGGGGCGCGAAGCGACCACGCGAATCGGGCGATTACCAGGCGCGGCAACTGACCCGCCACGAGGATCCGGCGCCCGTCCTGGCCGGCCTGCAGAAGGAGATCCTGCGCTACCAGCGGAGCGACGGGGTGGACCTGTCGGCCACGCTTTACCTGCCGCCGGGCTACCGTCGCGGGGTGGACCCACCGCTGCCCGCGTTGTTCTGGGTCTATCCGCGGGAGTTCAAGTCGCGGGAGGCGGCCGGGCGGGTCACATCGTCGGAGTTCACCTTCAGCCGGCCCGCCGGCATCTCGGTGCTCTTCCTGTTGACGCAGGGATATGCCGTGGTGGCGGATCCCACCCTGCCCATCCTGGGGGAAGAGGGGGCCAAGGCCAACGACACCTATCTGGAACAACTGGCGGCCGGCGCCCGCGCCGCCGTGGAGCATGTGGCCAGCCTGGGCGTGATCGACACCTCGCGCCTGGCCATCGGCGGCCACAGTTATGGCGCATTCACGGCGGCCAATCTGCTGGCGCACACCGGGTTGTTCCGCACGGCCCTCTGCCGCAGTGGAGCCTACAACCGCACCTTGACGCCCTTCGGCTTCCAGGGCGAGGATCGCAATCTGTGGGAGGCGCCCGAGACCTACCTGGCCATGTCCCCCTTTCTCGCCGCGGATCGCATCACGAGGCCCATTCTGCTGGTGCACGGCATGGAGGATCCCAATTCGGGGACCTATCCCATGCAGAGCGACCGCTTCTACGATGCGCTGAAGGGACTGGGGGCCACCGTGCGGCTGGTCCGCCTGCCGGCCGAGGGGCATGACTACCGCGCCAGGGAGACGGTGGGGCACGTGCATTGGGAAACGATCGCCTGGTGCGACCGTTATCTCAAGGGCGTGATTGACGCGGGCGACGGCGACGCCTCCGCGGCCCGCCCAGGGGATTGA
- a CDS encoding zinc ribbon domain-containing protein yields the protein MPLYVYHCPDCGRELELLRPVSQRDDALRCEQCGHDRVVRSGASFASAVHGSPLRGGVVTSSCGGGGGFT from the coding sequence ATGCCTCTCTATGTCTACCACTGCCCGGATTGCGGGCGCGAACTGGAACTTCTCCGCCCCGTCTCGCAGCGGGACGATGCGCTCCGCTGTGAGCAGTGCGGCCACGATCGCGTCGTCCGCAGCGGCGCCTCCTTCGCCAGCGCCGTCCACGGTTCACCCCTGCGGGGCGGGGTCGTCACCTCCTCCTGTGGCGGCGGGGGCGGCTTCACCTGA
- the mutY gene encoding A/G-specific adenine glycosylase, whose amino-acid sequence MEVSPTELSTELREAVRAWFRGVARDLPWRRERTAYRIWISEIMLQQTQVETVRPYFERFLASFPDPVALAAAPEDEVMAHWAGLGYYSRARNVIACARELTRNYGGQLPDDAVLLRRLPGFGPYTAAAVGSLAFGLPLAAVDGNVARVLSRLLELEEDPARPAVKARLQQTADLLLDRRAPGEWNEALMELGATLCLPRRPRCGQCPLALRCRSRAAGRQEELPRSRRRGPLAQRAVLVWAVRDEAGRWLARRRGDRGMLRGMWELPNEESPLSAQASDQEVTVAWGRLDASVESLLANGRGRPLPDGRELRFRHSYSHFQARVLARLMHMADEPGPAGCQAGAGDDLRWLKTEEAEALAFSARDRRILEELAR is encoded by the coding sequence ATGGAAGTTAGCCCGACAGAACTTTCAACGGAGCTTCGCGAGGCGGTGCGGGCCTGGTTCCGTGGCGTGGCCCGCGACCTGCCCTGGCGGCGGGAGCGGACGGCCTACCGGATCTGGATCAGCGAGATCATGCTGCAACAGACCCAGGTGGAGACGGTGCGGCCTTATTTCGAACGCTTCCTGGCCTCCTTCCCGGATCCGGTTGCCCTGGCCGCGGCCCCGGAGGACGAGGTGATGGCCCATTGGGCGGGCCTGGGCTACTACTCGCGGGCCCGCAACGTGATTGCCTGCGCCCGGGAGTTGACCCGCAATTATGGCGGACAACTGCCGGACGATGCGGTCCTGCTGCGTCGTCTGCCAGGATTTGGGCCATACACCGCGGCCGCGGTGGGAAGCCTGGCCTTCGGCTTGCCGCTGGCGGCGGTGGACGGCAACGTGGCGCGCGTGCTCAGCCGTCTGTTGGAGCTTGAAGAGGATCCGGCCCGCCCCGCCGTGAAGGCGCGCCTCCAGCAGACCGCCGACCTTCTGCTGGACCGACGGGCGCCCGGCGAGTGGAACGAGGCCCTCATGGAGCTGGGGGCGACGCTTTGCCTGCCGCGTCGTCCCCGTTGCGGCCAATGCCCGCTGGCCTTGCGTTGCCGTTCCCGGGCCGCAGGGCGGCAGGAGGAACTGCCCCGGTCCAGGCGTCGGGGACCCCTGGCGCAGCGCGCCGTGCTGGTCTGGGCCGTGCGTGACGAGGCCGGCCGGTGGCTGGCCCGCCGCCGGGGGGACCGCGGCATGCTGCGCGGCATGTGGGAGCTGCCCAACGAGGAGAGCCCGCTGTCGGCGCAAGCCTCGGATCAAGAGGTCACCGTGGCCTGGGGACGTCTAGACGCCTCGGTGGAGAGCCTGCTGGCGAATGGTCGGGGCCGCCCCCTCCCGGACGGTCGGGAGCTGCGCTTCCGACACAGCTACAGCCACTTCCAGGCAAGAGTCCTGGCCCGCCTGATGCACATGGCGGATGAACCCGGACCCGCCGGCTGCCAAGCCGGGGCGGGGGACGATCTACGCTGGCTGAAAACGGAGGAGGCTGAGGCCCTTGCCTTTTCGGCCAGGGATCGTCGCATCCTGGAGGAGTTGGCACGATGA
- a CDS encoding transposase, with product MPQSLAATYLHLLFSTKCCQPFLQDVETRQATHRFLRGMSRRLGCPVLAVGGAADHVHLLSRFSRVISQADWVKELKRCSHLWLVDRQLVQRGFAWQNGYLSFSVSHSRLEDVRAFLRGQEARHRNQGFQEEARRLLILHDMRWDERFLWD from the coding sequence ATGCCTCAATCGCTTGCCGCCACCTATCTGCACTTGCTCTTTTCCACCAAGTGTTGCCAGCCCTTTCTCCAGGACGTGGAAACCCGCCAGGCCACCCATCGTTTCCTGCGCGGCATGTCCCGGCGGCTGGGATGCCCCGTTCTTGCCGTGGGCGGCGCGGCTGACCACGTCCATCTGCTGTCCCGCTTCAGCCGCGTCATCAGCCAGGCGGATTGGGTCAAGGAGTTGAAGCGCTGCTCCCATCTTTGGCTGGTGGACCGCCAATTGGTGCAGCGCGGATTCGCTTGGCAGAACGGCTACCTCAGCTTCTCCGTCAGCCACTCCCGGCTTGAGGATGTCCGCGCCTTCCTTCGCGGACAGGAGGCCCGCCACCGCAATCAGGGCTTCCAGGAGGAGGCACGCCGCTTGTTGATCCTGCACGACATGCGCTGGGACGAGCGCTTCCTCTGGGATTGA
- a CDS encoding SDR family oxidoreductase, producing the protein MDNAPIALITGGARRVGAAYSRHLATAGWDVLLHWSRSREDAEALARDLAPARVTLLQADLGTSTGRQSLTRQAWTLLADRPLDLLIHNASIFPHARLADLDDALFDGLFALHVKTPLLLTRDLAPALAKAGGLVVTMLDAGAELHWPGYLPYALSKQALGHATVALARELAPDVRVNGIAPGFILPPENAPEAYRRVEALRLTAGVGSPSELIRALDYLLGARFVTGEILTVDGGRHWIRPLASTPMGADPLEGPSPKNS; encoded by the coding sequence ATGGACAACGCGCCCATCGCCCTCATCACCGGCGGCGCCCGCCGTGTGGGCGCCGCCTACTCGCGCCATCTGGCCACCGCCGGATGGGACGTGCTGCTGCACTGGAGCCGCTCGCGGGAGGATGCCGAGGCTCTGGCCCGGGACCTGGCGCCGGCCCGCGTCACCTTGCTGCAGGCCGACCTGGGCACAAGCACCGGACGCCAGTCACTGACGCGACAGGCGTGGACCCTTCTGGCCGACCGCCCCCTGGACTTGCTCATCCACAACGCGTCTATCTTCCCCCACGCCCGATTGGCCGACTTGGACGACGCGCTGTTTGACGGCCTCTTCGCCCTGCACGTCAAGACTCCGCTTCTGTTGACAAGGGATCTGGCCCCCGCCCTGGCCAAGGCGGGGGGATTGGTGGTCACCATGCTGGACGCCGGAGCGGAGCTGCACTGGCCGGGCTATCTGCCATACGCGCTCAGCAAGCAGGCGCTGGGCCATGCGACGGTGGCCTTGGCCAGGGAGCTGGCTCCTGATGTGCGGGTGAACGGGATCGCGCCGGGCTTCATCCTTCCGCCCGAGAATGCCCCGGAGGCATACCGGCGGGTCGAGGCCTTGCGCCTGACGGCCGGGGTTGGTTCGCCGTCGGAATTGATCCGCGCCCTGGACTACCTGCTGGGAGCCCGTTTCGTCACGGGCGAGATTCTGACGGTGGACGGCGGGCGGCATTGGATCAGACCCCTGGCGTCGACGCCCATGGGAGCGGATCCCCTCGAGGGTCCAAGCCCGAAAAACTCCTAG
- a CDS encoding aldehyde dehydrogenase family protein, which produces MDRDLASIQEVREMLTAARAAADQFKHFSQDQVDRVVQAMATAALNNAKRLARMAHEETGFGRIEDKTTKNVFCSKNLMDYVGPLRTCGVIAHDERRRIHEIAVPMGIVAALIPCTNPTSTAIFKSIISLKSRNAIVMSPHPKARGCILETTRLLHDAASAVGAPRSLVQCMTLPTLDGTQELMRHKLTSVILATGGSDMVRAAYSAGKPAYGVGPGNVPAYVDRTADVGKAARDIVAGKSFDWGTVCASEQSVVADRPIAGKLMEEMRRAGAHFCTAEEKAKLQAVMVDKRGKINAEIVGRSPQHIGGLAGIKVPPAVRALVVLLDEVGVKDPLSCEKLSPVLGFYVVDGWKSGCDLSVRILEYGGVGHTFAIHCLDPDIVMEFGLHKPAFRIIVNSPATHGAIGYTTGLTPSMTLGPGTWGGSITSDNVGPLNLVNIKRVAWETNPLEGATPGAATKWGYDEQYRYRPREEVARANAEKAAGATTTTASRTEAPQYGKSGMSDEEIDRIVKEFKG; this is translated from the coding sequence ATGGATCGTGATCTGGCCTCCATCCAGGAAGTCCGGGAGATGTTGACGGCAGCCCGTGCCGCCGCCGACCAGTTCAAGCACTTCAGCCAGGACCAGGTGGACCGCGTCGTCCAGGCGATGGCGACGGCCGCGCTGAACAACGCCAAGCGCCTGGCCCGCATGGCCCACGAGGAAACGGGCTTCGGCCGCATCGAGGACAAGACGACCAAGAACGTCTTCTGCTCGAAGAACCTGATGGACTACGTGGGGCCGCTGAGAACCTGTGGCGTCATCGCCCACGACGAGCGGCGGCGCATCCACGAGATCGCCGTGCCCATGGGCATCGTGGCGGCACTCATTCCCTGCACCAATCCCACCTCGACGGCCATCTTCAAGTCGATCATCTCGCTGAAGAGCCGCAACGCCATTGTGATGAGTCCGCACCCCAAGGCCCGGGGCTGCATCCTGGAGACCACCCGCCTGCTGCACGACGCCGCCAGCGCCGTGGGCGCGCCGCGCAGCCTGGTCCAATGCATGACCCTGCCCACCCTGGATGGTACCCAGGAGCTGATGCGCCACAAGCTCACCAGCGTCATCCTGGCCACCGGCGGCAGCGACATGGTGCGGGCCGCCTACAGCGCCGGCAAGCCCGCCTACGGCGTGGGTCCGGGCAACGTGCCGGCCTATGTGGATCGCACGGCGGACGTGGGCAAGGCGGCGCGCGACATCGTGGCCGGCAAGAGCTTCGATTGGGGCACCGTCTGCGCCAGCGAGCAGAGTGTGGTGGCGGACCGGCCCATTGCCGGCAAGCTGATGGAGGAGATGCGCCGGGCGGGCGCCCACTTCTGCACAGCCGAGGAGAAGGCCAAACTGCAGGCCGTGATGGTGGACAAACGCGGCAAGATCAACGCCGAGATCGTGGGGCGCAGCCCGCAACACATCGGCGGCCTGGCCGGGATCAAGGTGCCGCCCGCCGTGCGCGCCCTGGTCGTCCTGCTGGACGAGGTGGGCGTGAAGGATCCCCTCTCCTGCGAGAAGCTCAGCCCCGTGCTTGGCTTCTACGTGGTGGACGGCTGGAAGTCCGGCTGCGACCTCAGCGTGCGCATCCTCGAGTACGGCGGCGTGGGGCACACCTTCGCCATCCACTGCCTGGATCCCGACATCGTGATGGAGTTCGGACTGCACAAGCCGGCCTTCCGCATCATCGTCAACTCGCCGGCCACCCACGGCGCCATCGGCTACACGACCGGCCTGACACCCAGCATGACCCTGGGTCCGGGCACCTGGGGCGGCAGCATCACCAGCGACAACGTGGGGCCGCTCAACCTCGTCAACATCAAGCGCGTCGCCTGGGAGACCAATCCCCTGGAGGGCGCCACCCCGGGCGCCGCCACCAAGTGGGGTTACGACGAGCAATACCGCTACC